In Luteibacter mycovicinus, a genomic segment contains:
- the cmk gene encoding (d)CMP kinase, giving the protein MAPSAAAPVLTIDGPSGSGKGTISRLVAEKLGWHLLDSGALYRAVGYAAGEEGIDLSDVDAVTRCAQTVKIRFKPSPSGDETYILVNGHNATDELRTETAGAAASAIAVIPSVRQALVDMQHGFRKAPGLVADGRDMGTVIFPDAAHKFFLTASAAERAKRRYKQLKDKGLSVTLAVLQREIEARDERDASRLVAPLKPAEGAVVIDTTGMPIEVVVERVFAVVRP; this is encoded by the coding sequence ATGGCCCCATCGGCTGCTGCTCCTGTCCTGACCATCGACGGGCCCTCGGGCTCGGGCAAGGGCACCATCAGTCGCCTGGTGGCGGAGAAACTCGGCTGGCACCTGCTGGACTCCGGCGCCCTCTACCGGGCGGTGGGCTACGCGGCGGGCGAGGAGGGCATCGATCTGTCCGATGTCGACGCGGTGACGCGCTGCGCTCAGACCGTGAAGATCCGCTTCAAACCCAGTCCCAGTGGCGATGAGACCTACATTCTGGTCAACGGCCACAACGCCACGGACGAGCTGCGGACCGAGACGGCCGGGGCCGCGGCCTCGGCCATCGCGGTGATCCCCAGCGTCCGCCAGGCCCTGGTGGACATGCAGCACGGCTTCCGCAAGGCCCCGGGGCTGGTCGCCGACGGCCGGGATATGGGGACGGTGATTTTCCCGGATGCGGCGCATAAGTTCTTCCTCACGGCCAGTGCCGCCGAGCGCGCGAAAAGGCGCTATAAGCAGTTGAAGGATAAGGGGCTGAGCGTTACACTTGCCGTCCTTCAACGAGAGATCGAGGCTCGCGACGAGCGTGACGCGTCGCGGCTCGTGGCCCCGTTGAAGCCCGCCGAGGGCGCCGTGGTGATCGATACCACCGGCATGCCGATCGAGGTGGTGGTGGAAAGAGTATTCGCCGTGGTGCGTCCGTAA
- the rpsA gene encoding 30S ribosomal protein S1 → MTESFAELFEQSQQAISKLKPGSIVTGIVVEIRNDVVVINAGLKSEGIVPIEQFKDENGALEVEVGDEVKVALDALEDGFGETKLSREKAKRSMVWDDLEQAFDKEETITGKISGKVKGGFTVDIKDVRAFLPGSLVDVRPVRDPVYLEGKDLEFKIIKLDRKRNNVVVSRRAVVETEFSEEREKLLERLTEGAVVKGVVKNLTDYGAFVDLGGIDGLLHITDMAWKRVRHPSEVVNVGDELDVRVLKYDRERNRVSLGLKQLGDDPWVAIARRYPVGSRLFGKVSNVTDYGCFVEIEPGVEGLVHVSEMDWTNKNVNPAKVVQVGDETEVMVLDVDEERRRISLGIKQTRSNPWEAFAAMHKKGDKVSGQIKSITDFGIFIGLEGGIDGLVHLSDISWQASGEDLVRNFKKGDEVEAVVLAVDPERERISLGIKQMEQDPFGQFMATNPRGTILNGTVKEVDAKGAVIDLGEGVEGYIRANDIAKERVEDATTHLKVGDAVEAKFTGMDRKGRQLQLSIRAKDEEDVADAMADYASAAGGTTKLGALLKEQMNKAD, encoded by the coding sequence ATGACTGAAAGTTTTGCCGAACTGTTTGAACAGAGCCAGCAGGCCATTTCGAAGCTGAAGCCCGGCTCCATCGTCACGGGTATCGTCGTGGAAATCCGCAACGACGTGGTGGTGATCAACGCCGGCCTGAAGAGCGAAGGCATCGTCCCCATCGAGCAGTTCAAGGACGAGAACGGCGCGCTCGAAGTGGAAGTGGGCGACGAAGTCAAGGTCGCGCTCGATGCGCTCGAGGACGGCTTCGGCGAGACCAAGCTCTCCCGTGAGAAGGCCAAGCGTTCGATGGTGTGGGACGACCTCGAGCAGGCGTTCGACAAGGAAGAGACCATCACCGGCAAGATCTCCGGCAAGGTCAAGGGCGGCTTCACGGTCGACATCAAGGACGTCCGCGCATTCCTGCCGGGCTCGCTGGTCGATGTGCGTCCGGTCCGTGACCCGGTTTACCTCGAGGGCAAGGATCTCGAGTTCAAGATCATCAAGCTCGACCGCAAGCGTAACAACGTCGTCGTCAGCCGCCGCGCGGTTGTCGAGACCGAGTTCTCGGAAGAGCGCGAGAAGCTCCTCGAGCGTCTGACCGAAGGTGCCGTCGTCAAGGGTGTGGTCAAGAACCTCACCGATTACGGCGCATTCGTCGACCTCGGCGGCATCGATGGCCTGCTCCACATCACCGATATGGCGTGGAAGCGCGTGCGTCACCCGTCGGAAGTGGTCAACGTCGGCGACGAGCTGGACGTCCGCGTCCTCAAGTACGACCGCGAGCGCAACCGCGTTTCGCTCGGCCTCAAGCAGCTCGGCGACGATCCGTGGGTCGCCATCGCCCGCCGTTACCCGGTCGGCAGCCGTCTGTTCGGCAAGGTCTCCAACGTCACCGATTACGGCTGCTTCGTCGAGATCGAGCCGGGCGTCGAAGGCCTGGTGCACGTCTCCGAAATGGACTGGACCAACAAGAACGTCAACCCGGCCAAGGTCGTGCAGGTCGGTGACGAGACGGAAGTCATGGTCCTCGACGTGGATGAAGAGCGTCGTCGTATCTCCCTCGGTATCAAGCAGACCCGCTCGAACCCGTGGGAAGCCTTCGCCGCCATGCACAAGAAGGGCGACAAGGTTTCCGGTCAGATCAAGTCGATCACCGATTTCGGTATCTTCATCGGTCTGGAAGGCGGCATCGACGGTCTCGTCCACCTGTCCGACATCTCGTGGCAGGCTTCGGGTGAAGACCTCGTTCGCAACTTCAAGAAGGGCGACGAAGTCGAAGCCGTGGTTCTGGCGGTCGATCCGGAACGTGAGCGCATCTCCCTCGGCATCAAGCAGATGGAGCAGGATCCGTTCGGTCAGTTCATGGCCACGAATCCGCGCGGCACCATTCTGAATGGCACCGTGAAGGAAGTGGACGCGAAGGGTGCGGTCATCGACCTCGGTGAAGGCGTCGAAGGCTACATCCGCGCCAACGACATCGCCAAGGAGCGCGTGGAAGATGCCACGACGCACCTGAAGGTCGGCGATGCCGTCGAGGCGAAGTTCACCGGTATGGATCGCAAGGGCCGTCAGCTCCAGCTGTCGATCCGCGCGAAGGACGAAGAGGACGTGGCTGACGCCATGGCCGATTACGCTTCGGCTGCCGGTGGTACGACCAAGCTCGGCGCTCTCCTCAAAGAGCAGATGAACAAGGCCGACTAA
- a CDS encoding integration host factor subunit beta codes for MTKSELIEALARRQTHLAFSDVELAVKSVLEQMSHALSTGERIEIRGFGSFALHFRPPRMGRNPKTGEAVALPGKHVPHFKPGKELRERVNLVEETNAAL; via the coding sequence ATGACAAAGTCGGAACTGATCGAGGCGCTGGCGCGGCGCCAGACCCACCTTGCGTTCAGCGACGTGGAACTCGCCGTCAAGAGCGTGCTCGAACAGATGAGCCATGCCCTGTCCACGGGTGAGCGCATCGAGATCCGCGGCTTCGGCAGCTTCGCGCTGCACTTCCGTCCGCCGCGCATGGGGCGTAACCCCAAGACCGGCGAAGCGGTTGCCCTACCGGGTAAGCACGTGCCACATTTCAAGCCTGGCAAGGAATTGCGCGAACGCGTAAACCTCGTCGAGGAAACCAACGCCGCGCTCTGA
- a CDS encoding lipopolysaccharide assembly protein LapA domain-containing protein codes for MRLLVILFLLLFVAVGVVFGALNADLVTFDFGFARASLPKGGTILAAVLVGWILGGLTAWLGTSFAHRRLRRRERKERKVGSATTA; via the coding sequence ATGCGCCTTCTTGTCATACTTTTCCTATTGCTTTTCGTCGCCGTGGGCGTCGTGTTCGGTGCGCTGAACGCCGATCTCGTGACCTTCGATTTCGGCTTCGCCAGAGCCTCCCTGCCCAAGGGCGGCACGATCCTCGCCGCCGTGCTCGTGGGCTGGATTCTGGGCGGACTTACCGCCTGGCTCGGCACGTCGTTCGCCCATCGGCGCCTGCGCCGTCGCGAGCGCAAGGAACGCAAGGTAGGCAGCGCGACGACCGCATGA
- the lapB gene encoding lipopolysaccharide assembly protein LapB, whose protein sequence is MNPIWLLALVPPLAFASGWWFARRTHTRRSGERVNELSSDYFRGLNYLLNEEQDKALEVFLRLAEYNRDTVETHLALGNLFRKRGEVDRAIRLHQHLVSRQGLSDEMKTVALLELGEDYMRAGLLDRAETLFSDLVAMDALAPSALRHLIAIYQHEREWHKAIDHARRLETMTSEDESAMIAQFYCELAEQSRQHGARTEAREYIREAFACQQDCVRAHMIAGRLSSEDDDLPGAIGSYEAAIAADIAFVPEILPPLLNCYARSQQMDRAETFLREIMERYHGISPVLALTRLYEGRDGERTAIDFLTGQLRKRPSVRGLMALIDATMDKVSGEARENYLILRDLTRKLLEGQAMYRCSRCGFGAKAHHWQCPSCKSWGTVRPIHGVANE, encoded by the coding sequence ATGAATCCGATCTGGTTGCTGGCGCTCGTTCCGCCCCTGGCCTTCGCCAGCGGCTGGTGGTTTGCCCGGCGTACTCATACGCGACGCTCCGGCGAGCGAGTCAATGAGCTTTCCTCCGATTACTTCCGGGGCCTGAACTACCTTCTCAACGAGGAGCAGGACAAGGCGCTGGAAGTGTTCCTGCGTCTGGCGGAGTACAACCGGGACACGGTCGAGACCCACCTCGCGCTGGGTAACCTGTTCCGCAAGCGCGGCGAGGTGGATCGGGCGATTCGTCTCCACCAGCACCTGGTATCCCGGCAGGGTCTTTCGGACGAAATGAAGACGGTGGCCTTGCTCGAGCTGGGTGAGGACTACATGCGGGCGGGCTTGCTGGATCGCGCTGAGACCCTGTTTTCCGATCTGGTCGCGATGGATGCGCTGGCACCCTCGGCCCTCCGGCATCTGATCGCGATCTATCAGCACGAGCGCGAATGGCATAAGGCCATCGACCACGCGCGTCGGCTCGAAACCATGACGAGCGAAGATGAGTCGGCGATGATCGCGCAGTTCTACTGCGAGCTGGCCGAACAGTCGCGACAGCATGGCGCCCGTACCGAAGCCCGCGAGTACATCCGCGAAGCGTTCGCCTGCCAGCAAGACTGCGTACGGGCACACATGATCGCGGGTCGTCTTTCGTCGGAAGACGACGATCTTCCGGGTGCCATCGGCTCCTACGAGGCCGCCATCGCCGCCGACATCGCGTTCGTTCCCGAGATTCTGCCGCCGCTGCTCAACTGCTACGCGCGTTCCCAGCAGATGGACCGCGCCGAGACCTTTCTGCGCGAGATCATGGAGCGCTATCACGGTATCTCACCGGTGCTGGCTCTCACCCGTTTGTACGAGGGAAGGGACGGCGAACGGACGGCCATCGACTTCCTGACCGGGCAGCTGCGCAAGCGTCCGTCGGTGCGTGGCCTGATGGCGCTGATCGACGCGACCATGGACAAGGTCTCCGGCGAGGCCCGCGAGAACTATCTTATCCTGCGCGACCTCACCCGCAAGCTGCTCGAGGGGCAGGCGATGTATCGCTGCAGCCGCTGCGGCTTCGGCGCCAAGGCCCATCACTGGCAGTGCCCGAGCTGCAAGAGCTGGGGTACGGTCCGGCCCATCCATGGCGTCGCCAACGAATGA
- a CDS encoding MraY family glycosyltransferase → MTPVISIGPTLVACVLAAFVVSFASVRATIAYAHRRGMLDEPGRRRSHSIPTPRGGGIGIVLGALAGMPAGLLLLPVSPGAATVGAFSVATIAIAGIGWLDDHGSLPIKPRLLIQLAATLLLCVAVASSTASLWWALPLLLAGVWCVNLHNFMDGIDGLAAQQAVFFGAASAALAWSAGSPAIAGAGLAMAAASLGFWWFNRSPARIFMGDVGSATLGLMVFALSAMLWAWRTNLLWPALIFSSAFVIDATLTLLVRMLRGARWYTPHREHLYQWFVRRGSSHRRVALGYLAWNVLVCVPVAWIAFRYPAVAPVCFGATYVLGAAVWRTGKRYGLRRRERHVSA, encoded by the coding sequence ATGACGCCCGTCATCAGTATCGGTCCGACTCTCGTCGCCTGTGTCCTGGCCGCGTTCGTCGTCTCCTTCGCTTCGGTCCGCGCCACGATTGCCTATGCCCATCGACGCGGCATGCTCGACGAGCCGGGGCGCCGGCGCTCGCACAGCATCCCGACCCCTCGCGGGGGCGGCATCGGCATCGTGCTCGGCGCTCTGGCGGGCATGCCGGCAGGACTGCTTTTGTTGCCTGTCTCGCCAGGGGCTGCGACGGTTGGCGCCTTTTCCGTGGCGACGATCGCCATCGCCGGCATTGGCTGGCTGGACGATCACGGTTCACTGCCGATCAAGCCGCGCCTGTTGATTCAGCTGGCGGCGACCCTGCTGCTGTGCGTGGCCGTGGCATCGTCCACGGCAAGCCTGTGGTGGGCGCTTCCCCTGCTGCTGGCGGGCGTCTGGTGCGTCAACCTGCACAATTTCATGGACGGTATCGACGGTCTGGCCGCGCAGCAGGCCGTCTTCTTCGGTGCCGCCTCCGCCGCCCTTGCCTGGTCGGCCGGTAGCCCGGCCATTGCCGGTGCGGGGTTGGCCATGGCCGCGGCATCGCTGGGTTTCTGGTGGTTCAACCGGTCGCCGGCCCGTATTTTCATGGGGGACGTCGGCAGCGCCACCCTCGGCCTCATGGTCTTTGCCCTGTCGGCCATGCTCTGGGCCTGGCGCACGAACCTACTCTGGCCGGCGCTGATCTTCTCGTCGGCGTTCGTCATCGACGCGACTTTGACGCTGCTCGTGCGAATGCTGCGCGGTGCGCGCTGGTACACTCCGCACCGCGAACACCTCTACCAGTGGTTCGTGAGGCGGGGTTCGTCACATCGAAGGGTAGCCCTGGGCTACCTCGCATGGAACGTTCTCGTCTGCGTTCCCGTCGCATGGATCGCGTTCCGCTACCCGGCGGTGGCGCCCGTGTGTTTCGGGGCGACATACGTGTTGGGGGCAGCGGTCTGGCGTACTGGCAAGCGTTACGGCTTGCGTCGAAGGGAGCGACATGTTTCTGCGTAA
- a CDS encoding polysaccharide biosynthesis protein, whose product MFLRKFIGIIHPRTAVVAHDLAMAALAWWIAKTLRYALMPDLAPVSYLPMEFPIVLLVQGAVFNWTGLYKGVWRFASLPDLWNIIRATVIGALIIGLAMVMYARLDGVPRSVLLVYPVVLVVLLGVPRLSYRFWKDSRIDLFQSAPTKRVLIVGADRAGEALSRDLRRDSRYSVIGFVDDNLALRGAQIGGIPVLGTVDQLAELSKAVAVQMLLIAVPGATTAQMRRIVAFCESTGLPFRTVPRLEDVVAGRAQFNEIKEVAIEDLLGRDAVELDWTAIRENISGGRVLVTGGGGSIGSELCRQVARLGAASLTVVEMSEYNLYRIGQELTSAYPELIFNGVLADARDATAINRLFQETQPQIVFHASAYKHVPMLQGQLREAFRNNVLGTRVVADAAVRCGAASFVLISTDKAVNPTSVMGACKRMAEIWCQNLAAHTSTRFITVRFGNVLDSAGSVVPLFRRQIRQGGPVTITHPEISRYFMTIPEACQLILQAATLGKGGEIFALDMGDPVKIRDLAEQMIRLAGKRPGSDIQIVYTGLRSGEKLFEELFHPLENYTSTTHAKIFQAQHRQVSWEMLQVQLARAEEAVAAFDEETLRRCVSQLLPSFRWSEPQSDNVLPLRRNESGDIA is encoded by the coding sequence ATGTTTCTGCGTAAGTTCATCGGCATCATTCATCCACGTACGGCGGTCGTCGCGCACGACCTGGCCATGGCGGCGCTCGCCTGGTGGATTGCAAAAACGCTGCGCTATGCGCTGATGCCGGATCTGGCACCGGTCTCGTACCTGCCGATGGAATTCCCCATCGTGTTGCTGGTACAGGGTGCGGTGTTCAACTGGACAGGCCTTTATAAAGGTGTCTGGCGCTTCGCCAGTCTGCCCGATCTCTGGAACATCATCCGCGCGACCGTCATCGGCGCCCTGATCATCGGCCTGGCCATGGTCATGTACGCGCGCCTCGACGGCGTGCCACGCTCGGTCCTGCTCGTCTATCCGGTCGTGCTGGTGGTGCTGCTTGGCGTCCCACGCCTCAGCTACCGCTTCTGGAAGGACAGCCGTATCGACCTGTTCCAGTCGGCGCCGACCAAGCGTGTGCTTATCGTCGGTGCCGATCGTGCGGGTGAGGCGCTGTCTCGCGACCTGCGTCGCGACAGCCGCTACAGCGTCATCGGCTTCGTCGACGACAACCTGGCCCTGCGCGGCGCGCAGATCGGCGGCATCCCCGTGCTGGGCACCGTCGACCAGCTGGCCGAATTGTCGAAGGCCGTCGCGGTCCAGATGCTGCTGATCGCGGTACCGGGCGCCACGACCGCGCAGATGCGTCGCATCGTCGCCTTCTGCGAAAGCACGGGCCTGCCATTCCGTACGGTGCCCCGCCTCGAGGACGTCGTCGCCGGTCGTGCCCAGTTCAACGAGATCAAGGAAGTCGCCATCGAGGATCTTCTCGGCCGCGACGCCGTGGAACTCGACTGGACGGCCATCCGCGAGAACATCAGCGGCGGTCGTGTGCTGGTCACCGGCGGTGGCGGATCGATCGGTTCGGAGCTTTGCCGTCAGGTCGCGCGCCTGGGCGCCGCCTCACTGACCGTGGTCGAGATGTCCGAATACAATCTTTATCGGATTGGTCAGGAGCTGACCTCGGCCTACCCGGAACTGATCTTCAACGGCGTGCTGGCCGATGCCCGCGATGCCACGGCGATCAATCGCCTGTTCCAGGAGACACAGCCGCAGATCGTCTTCCACGCGTCCGCCTACAAGCACGTGCCCATGTTGCAGGGTCAGCTGCGCGAGGCGTTCCGCAACAACGTGCTCGGCACCCGCGTGGTAGCCGACGCCGCCGTGCGCTGTGGTGCCGCATCGTTCGTGCTGATCTCCACCGACAAGGCGGTCAATCCGACGTCGGTGATGGGCGCCTGCAAACGCATGGCGGAAATCTGGTGCCAGAACCTCGCGGCGCATACCTCTACACGTTTCATTACGGTTCGCTTCGGTAATGTTCTGGATTCCGCCGGTTCGGTGGTCCCATTGTTCCGCCGGCAGATTCGCCAGGGCGGTCCGGTGACGATCACCCACCCGGAGATCTCGCGCTACTTCATGACCATTCCCGAGGCCTGCCAGCTGATTCTTCAGGCGGCGACCCTCGGCAAGGGTGGCGAGATCTTCGCGCTCGACATGGGTGACCCGGTGAAGATCCGCGATCTGGCTGAACAGATGATCCGTCTGGCAGGCAAGCGTCCCGGCTCTGACATACAGATTGTTTATACGGGTCTTCGCTCGGGTGAGAAGCTGTTCGAAGAATTGTTTCACCCGTTGGAGAATTATACGAGCACGACCCACGCGAAGATTTTTCAGGCGCAGCATCGCCAGGTCTCGTGGGAAATGCTTCAGGTTCAGCTGGCCAGGGCCGAGGAGGCCGTGGCGGCGTTCGATGAAGAAACCCTGCGTCGGTGCGTGTCGCAGCTGTTGCCTTCGTTCCGCTGGAGCGAGCCGCAGAGCGACAACGTGCTGCCGCTACGCCGCAACGAAAGTGGAGACATCGCATGA
- a CDS encoding UTP--glucose-1-phosphate uridylyltransferase — MTQPLRKVVFPVAGLGTRFLPATKVVAKEMLPVLDRPLIQYAVDEAVDAGADTLVFVTNRYKHAIADYFDKAYELEEKLAEKHKDELLEILRGILPRHVRCVFVTQPEALGLGDAVARAQAVVGDEYFGVVLPDDLIWSRGKGALRQMAEAAFEHKAGVIAVEDVPATDTDKYGIVDALEKVNDRTTIIKTMVEKPKPEDAPSTLGVVGRYVLPPQIFDYLKNTRPGAGNEVQLTDAIANYLKDEGKVLAYRFFGDRYDCGNKAGLVRATLAMAMEDPKLAPIVREFANKP, encoded by the coding sequence ATGACCCAACCCCTGCGCAAGGTCGTATTTCCCGTCGCTGGCCTCGGTACGCGCTTCCTCCCGGCGACCAAGGTGGTGGCGAAGGAAATGCTGCCGGTGCTCGATCGGCCGTTGATCCAGTACGCCGTGGACGAGGCCGTGGACGCCGGTGCCGACACGCTGGTGTTCGTCACCAACCGTTACAAGCACGCCATCGCGGACTACTTCGACAAGGCTTACGAGCTGGAAGAGAAGCTGGCCGAAAAGCACAAGGATGAGCTGCTGGAAATCCTTCGCGGCATTCTTCCGCGTCACGTGCGCTGCGTCTTCGTGACCCAGCCCGAAGCTCTGGGTCTGGGCGACGCCGTCGCGCGTGCCCAGGCTGTCGTCGGTGACGAGTACTTCGGCGTGGTGCTGCCGGACGATCTGATCTGGTCGCGTGGCAAGGGTGCGCTTCGCCAGATGGCCGAGGCGGCTTTCGAACACAAGGCCGGCGTCATCGCGGTGGAAGACGTTCCTGCCACCGACACCGACAAGTACGGCATCGTGGATGCGCTGGAGAAGGTCAACGACCGCACCACCATCATCAAGACGATGGTCGAAAAGCCGAAGCCGGAAGACGCTCCGTCGACGCTGGGCGTGGTCGGCCGTTACGTGCTGCCGCCGCAGATCTTCGATTACCTGAAGAACACGCGCCCGGGCGCAGGTAACGAAGTCCAGCTGACCGACGCCATCGCCAATTACCTCAAGGACGAAGGCAAGGTGCTCGCCTATCGTTTCTTCGGCGATCGCTACGACTGCGGTAACAAGGCGGGCCTCGTGCGCGCGACGCTGGCCATGGCGATGGAAGATCCGAAGCTCGCCCCGATCGTCCGCGAGTTTGCCAACAAGCCGTAA
- a CDS encoding DUF2628 domain-containing protein, whose protein sequence is MAEAEFVSDPSLNAKWNTRFAFFERFGGPSSPQYKAELKKLPFRQKLIVNGNFFAFFFGPIYFFILGLWKKALVILGLEVAIIIALMIFNAPDGFYRGVGTGFNVFYMLVANYAYYLKRVKGQDNWSPFEGMRL, encoded by the coding sequence ATGGCGGAAGCCGAATTTGTCAGCGACCCGAGCCTCAACGCGAAGTGGAATACGCGCTTCGCTTTCTTCGAGCGTTTCGGCGGTCCCAGTTCTCCGCAGTACAAGGCGGAGCTGAAGAAGCTTCCCTTCAGACAGAAGCTCATCGTCAACGGTAACTTCTTCGCGTTCTTCTTCGGGCCGATCTACTTCTTCATTCTGGGTCTCTGGAAGAAGGCCCTGGTGATCCTCGGTCTCGAAGTCGCCATCATCATCGCGCTGATGATCTTCAATGCACCCGATGGTTTCTACCGCGGCGTCGGCACGGGTTTCAACGTGTTCTACATGCTGGTCGCCAACTACGCCTACTACCTGAAGCGGGTGAAGGGTCAGGACAACTGGAGCCCGTTCGAGGGCATGCGTCTCTGA
- a CDS encoding amidase yields the protein MQHVGIRPAALAAALVLSSSCGAAKARDAGDDDAFASIATLRQAYATGALTPAGMTRLFLHRIETLDKAGPSINAVLEVNPDALSIAGKAPRKGSLAGIPILLKDNIDTGDRMLTTAGSLALATKPAPHDSAVAAKLRKAGAMILGKTNLSEWANMRSNHATSGWTGRGGLTLNPYVLDRNACGSSAGSGAAVAAGLATVAIGSETDGSIICPASMTGLVGIKPTVGLVSRTGIIPISSSQDTAGPMARSVADAAAVLGAIAGSDPRDPATKDADKHATDYTKFLDPNALRGKRIGVVRQLAGIEPNADRALEHTIALLKAQGATVVDNVEIPHLKELSEHEIDVLLYEFKHGIDAYLASRPDQPMKNLTDLIAFNNREAAKEMPWFGQELFLQAQDKGDTTDPKYIEMRDRNQRLAGPEGIDAALAKDHLDALLAPSWGPAFVNDLVLGDHVVSGDPTVGGVSAPAAIAGYPSITLPVEFAHELPVGVVFFGTKWSEPTLIGIAYGVEQKAQAYQRPKFLPTLPVK from the coding sequence ATGCAGCATGTAGGGATCAGGCCGGCCGCGCTCGCCGCGGCGCTCGTACTCAGTTCGAGCTGCGGTGCAGCCAAAGCGCGCGACGCCGGTGACGATGACGCCTTCGCCTCCATCGCGACCCTGCGGCAAGCCTATGCCACGGGTGCGTTGACGCCGGCGGGCATGACCCGACTCTTCCTCCATCGTATCGAGACGCTCGACAAGGCCGGGCCGTCGATCAACGCCGTGCTCGAAGTCAATCCGGACGCACTGTCCATCGCCGGCAAGGCGCCGCGCAAAGGCTCGCTGGCGGGCATCCCGATCCTGCTGAAGGACAACATCGACACCGGCGACCGCATGCTCACCACGGCTGGCTCGCTGGCCCTGGCGACGAAGCCCGCGCCTCACGATTCCGCCGTGGCGGCGAAGCTGCGCAAGGCCGGTGCCATGATCCTCGGCAAGACCAACCTCAGCGAATGGGCCAACATGCGCTCCAACCATGCGACCAGCGGATGGACCGGGCGCGGCGGCCTCACCCTCAACCCCTACGTCCTGGACCGCAACGCCTGCGGTTCCAGCGCGGGCTCAGGCGCCGCCGTCGCGGCAGGCCTCGCTACCGTGGCGATCGGCAGTGAGACCGACGGCTCGATCATCTGCCCTGCGTCGATGACGGGACTGGTCGGCATCAAGCCCACGGTAGGCCTCGTCAGCCGCACCGGCATCATCCCCATCTCCAGCAGCCAGGACACCGCGGGGCCGATGGCACGCAGCGTGGCCGACGCGGCGGCGGTGCTCGGCGCCATCGCCGGCAGTGACCCGCGCGACCCCGCCACAAAGGATGCGGACAAGCACGCCACCGACTACACGAAGTTCCTCGATCCGAATGCGCTGCGTGGCAAGCGCATCGGCGTGGTGCGTCAGCTGGCGGGTATCGAGCCGAACGCGGATCGCGCGCTGGAACACACCATCGCGCTACTCAAAGCACAAGGCGCGACGGTGGTCGACAACGTCGAGATCCCTCACCTGAAGGAACTGAGCGAACACGAGATCGACGTACTGCTTTATGAGTTCAAACACGGGATCGACGCATATCTCGCCAGCCGGCCTGATCAGCCGATGAAGAACCTCACCGACCTCATCGCGTTCAACAATCGCGAAGCCGCGAAGGAGATGCCGTGGTTCGGGCAGGAACTGTTCCTGCAGGCGCAGGACAAGGGCGACACCACCGATCCGAAGTACATCGAGATGCGCGATCGCAACCAGCGTCTCGCGGGTCCGGAAGGCATCGATGCGGCATTGGCAAAAGACCATCTCGACGCCCTGCTCGCGCCGAGCTGGGGCCCGGCGTTCGTCAACGATCTGGTGCTTGGCGACCATGTGGTCAGCGGCGATCCTACCGTTGGCGGGGTTTCCGCTCCCGCGGCCATCGCCGGGTATCCGTCGATCACCCTGCCGGTGGAGTTCGCGCACGAGCTACCCGTGGGGGTTGTCTTCTTCGGCACGAAATGGAGCGAGCCGACGTTGATCGGCATTGCTTACGGCGTCGAGCAAAAAGCCCAGGCCTACCAGCGCCCGAAGTTCCTGCCGACGCTACCGGTCAAGTAA
- a CDS encoding c-type cytochrome, translated as MRRLLSRFAAAAIACFAISVGAEDAPTVPDTLLQRIAACTSCHGVHGEGGDNGFNPRLAGKPAGYLHRQMQDFQKGLRHYPIMEYTVAPLSDEYMREIADYFAAQQVPYTKQPAPAMSPQATARGEELVTRGDPARGVPACMACHGANLTGVQPDIPGLVNLPYDYISAQLGSWRTNTRNTIAPDCMATIVSRLSDADISAVSAWLATRPVPADAHAEVAGSVTPPMRCGVLGG; from the coding sequence ATGCGTCGTCTCCTCAGCCGGTTCGCCGCTGCCGCTATCGCCTGTTTCGCCATATCCGTCGGGGCGGAGGACGCGCCGACCGTACCCGACACGCTGCTGCAACGCATCGCGGCATGCACGAGCTGCCACGGAGTGCACGGGGAGGGTGGCGACAACGGCTTCAACCCACGACTCGCCGGCAAGCCGGCGGGCTACCTGCACCGGCAGATGCAGGATTTTCAGAAGGGTCTGCGTCACTACCCGATCATGGAGTACACCGTCGCTCCGCTGAGCGACGAATACATGCGCGAGATCGCCGACTACTTCGCCGCGCAGCAGGTGCCTTATACGAAGCAGCCGGCCCCCGCGATGTCGCCCCAGGCGACCGCACGCGGGGAGGAGCTGGTGACGCGCGGTGACCCGGCGCGCGGCGTGCCTGCCTGCATGGCGTGTCACGGCGCCAACCTCACGGGCGTGCAACCCGATATTCCCGGGCTGGTAAATCTGCCGTACGACTACATCAGCGCGCAGCTGGGTTCCTGGCGTACGAATACCCGCAACACCATCGCGCCCGACTGCATGGCGACGATCGTCAGTCGCCTCAGCGATGCCGATATCAGCGCGGTGTCGGCATGGCTGGCGACCCGGCCGGTCCCTGCGGACGCGCATGCCGAGGTGGCGGGAAGTGTGACCCCACCCATGCGCTGCGGCGTGCTCGGAGGCTGA